A region of Faecalibacterium taiwanense DNA encodes the following proteins:
- a CDS encoding PcfB family protein, with protein sequence MQEEVENRTVNLAISTTKLTGRTIIAGIRKYLQHREKVKMKKARDPAVHGKQSVKQLLGQNQGATNVEIDKESIRDFEKLAKKYGVDFAVRKDKSVDPPRFLVFVRSKDADALDAICKEHQARALTKNEKPSVLAQLKKFKEIVAAIPKKVREKKQERDL encoded by the coding sequence ATGCAGGAAGAAGTTGAAAACAGAACAGTAAACCTGGCGATCAGCACAACCAAGCTGACGGGGCGCACTATCATTGCCGGTATCCGCAAGTATTTGCAGCACCGGGAAAAAGTGAAGATGAAAAAGGCACGAGACCCTGCCGTTCATGGAAAGCAATCCGTGAAACAGCTTTTGGGACAGAATCAGGGTGCTACGAATGTTGAGATCGACAAAGAGAGTATCCGTGATTTTGAAAAGCTCGCCAAGAAGTATGGCGTGGACTTTGCCGTAAGAAAAGATAAGTCCGTTGATCCTCCCCGGTTTCTTGTTTTTGTCCGTTCTAAAGATGCAGATGCTTTGGATGCAATCTGCAAGGAACATCAGGCAAGGGCATTAACCAAGAATGAAAAGCCGAGCGTTCTGGCGCAGCTGAAGAAGTTCAAGGAAATTGTCGCAGCGATTCCGAAGAAGGTTCGAGAGAAGAAACAGGAGCGTGATCTGTGA
- a CDS encoding DUF5720 family protein: MQRNSTIGELMERKRIQDGAKEYQGHTYMDLARFDDATKHMIIFDVLTDESPVGWKGERNRLYLSDVGYQKALDNQKAGNIKIISHAAVAKGNLYYDHRDMAR; encoded by the coding sequence ATGCAAAGAAATTCGACGATTGGAGAGCTGATGGAGCGAAAGCGGATTCAGGATGGTGCCAAGGAGTACCAGGGACATACCTATATGGACTTGGCACGATTTGATGACGCCACCAAGCACATGATTATTTTCGATGTGCTGACCGATGAATCGCCTGTCGGTTGGAAAGGCGAAAGAAATCGCCTGTATTTGAGCGATGTGGGTTATCAGAAGGCTCTGGATAACCAGAAAGCTGGCAATATCAAGATTATCAGCCATGCCGCAGTTGCCAAGGGCAATCTGTATTACGACCACAGAGATATGGCACGATAA
- a CDS encoding DUF3846 domain-containing protein yields MKEYDVKITETLEKTVTVQAESHDAAEEQVRAAYYNSEYILDSENFTGVAFGTTEEREVQKEQADTMNVLLVKPFMYPQAVQIGCELEDLQKAVGGDIEATYPFNEPVALVMHDEGKLVGKELNRALRDDDGDIYDIIAGDFLVVGLGEDDFCSLSPELMKQFEEHFHQPETFVRMGRSIMALPLPDDMVKKEDAPVKADSVPHKSNPDRDVL; encoded by the coding sequence TTGAAAGAATACGATGTGAAGATCACCGAAACCTTGGAGAAAACGGTTACGGTGCAAGCAGAATCTCACGATGCGGCAGAGGAACAGGTTAGAGCCGCTTATTACAATTCGGAGTACATTCTGGACTCCGAAAACTTTACCGGTGTTGCGTTCGGCACGACCGAGGAACGGGAGGTTCAGAAAGAACAGGCAGATACCATGAATGTGTTGCTGGTAAAGCCGTTCATGTATCCGCAGGCTGTGCAGATCGGCTGTGAGCTGGAGGATTTGCAGAAAGCCGTAGGTGGCGATATTGAGGCAACTTATCCGTTCAATGAGCCGGTTGCACTGGTGATGCACGACGAAGGTAAACTCGTAGGCAAAGAACTGAACCGTGCGCTGCGTGATGATGACGGCGATATTTATGACATTATCGCCGGTGATTTTCTGGTTGTGGGATTGGGCGAGGATGATTTTTGTTCTCTGTCCCCGGAACTGATGAAGCAGTTTGAGGAACACTTTCATCAGCCTGAGACTTTTGTACGCATGGGGCGCAGCATTATGGCGCTTCCCCTGCCGGATGACATGGTGAAGAAAGAAGATGCACCTGTCAAAGCTGATTCGGTTCCCCACAAAAGTAACCCTGACCGAGATGTTCTGTAA